One genomic window of Chitinivibrionia bacterium includes the following:
- a CDS encoding P-loop NTPase — protein MKDQAENLRKIVKEVAAAKNCANSKLRSIAIVSGKGGVGKSNITVFLAKALAMRGKKVLIFDGDVGLANLHILLGVLPKATLTQYIKNACPVRNLIHHVSENIDLIPGGSGDVSPNSDLRKIIGELIDVSQEYDYLLIDGGAGISENTIRLSISSGEVILVATPDPTSLADAYATLKVLVSRGQKNISLLINMTQNATETELVKSKLTMMSQKFIDFKLDFLGVLPKSEKLATLIREDIGILSKKIGDFSLKINTVAAKIDGEENLDTNNNELKNFFAKFVQVAGGKE, from the coding sequence TTGAAAGACCAAGCGGAAAATTTGCGAAAAATTGTAAAGGAAGTTGCGGCGGCGAAAAATTGCGCCAACTCAAAACTTCGTTCGATTGCCATTGTCAGCGGAAAAGGTGGCGTGGGAAAGTCGAACATCACGGTTTTTTTAGCAAAAGCGCTTGCAATGCGAGGCAAAAAAGTGCTTATTTTTGACGGCGACGTCGGACTTGCAAATTTGCATATTTTACTTGGAGTTTTGCCGAAAGCAACCCTAACGCAATACATAAAAAATGCCTGCCCTGTGCGAAATCTTATACACCACGTAAGCGAAAACATTGACTTAATTCCGGGCGGAAGCGGAGATGTTTCGCCGAATTCAGATTTGCGCAAAATTATCGGAGAGCTCATAGATGTTTCGCAAGAATACGACTATTTGCTGATTGACGGCGGTGCCGGAATTTCCGAAAATACTATACGGCTCTCGATTAGTTCGGGCGAGGTAATACTTGTCGCAACCCCCGACCCGACCTCGCTTGCAGATGCTTATGCAACGCTGAAAGTTTTGGTTTCGCGCGGGCAAAAAAACATTTCGCTTCTTATAAATATGACGCAAAATGCGACTGAAACGGAACTTGTAAAAAGTAAACTAACTATGATGTCGCAAAAATTTATTGATTTTAAACTTGATTTTTTGGGTGTTTTGCCAAAAAGTGAAAAACTTGCTACACTTATTCGTGAAGATATAGGAATTTTATCGAAAAAAATCGGAGATTTTTCACTTAAAATAAACACTGTTGCCGCCAAAATCGACGGTGAAGAAAATCTTGATACCAATAACAACGAATTAAAAAACTTTTTTGCTAAATTCGTGCAAGTCGCGGGAGGTAAAGAATGA
- the flhF gene encoding flagellar biosynthesis protein FlhF, whose product MKMKKFTAATISEAYVKVKAELGEDALILQTRNLPASLIPFYNGDKVEVTAAIDEDNQISPAPIPQMPVNTSGNNREFLARLKTINANEAENEYKQGQFQQEEFQIHIPNSKQSAPLPPQMQTPIQENTAPITHIDVPQSKKNAPALSISDEEVIKPEEPPLHIMKIRDDLSDMKKLLTEILATGESKASGGYAGPWAILYKRLVDSEIRDDFAKDLLDKLKKSTPNLGKHITKEFFRELAESFPVSACENAKIQFFVGPTGAGKTTTIAKLAAYFSLEKKKKCSLITTDTYRISAIDQLRAYSEIIGIDLQAVYSPDDIQDVIQNCKYSDIILVDSAGRSQKNREHMDELAAFMQELNPDCVHLVLSAATKESDLIAIANKYKKLGVSRLLFTKLDETMRLGNIFNVVQTVGIPVSYFTIGQSVPDDIETAQSTAFVKKLLEGSSI is encoded by the coding sequence ATGAAAATGAAAAAATTTACAGCCGCCACCATTAGCGAAGCATACGTAAAGGTAAAGGCGGAGTTGGGCGAAGACGCTCTTATTTTGCAAACAAGGAATTTGCCTGCCTCACTTATCCCCTTTTACAACGGCGACAAAGTTGAAGTCACCGCGGCGATTGACGAAGACAACCAAATTTCGCCCGCGCCAATTCCGCAAATGCCCGTGAATACAAGCGGAAATAACCGCGAATTTTTGGCACGGCTCAAAACCATAAATGCCAATGAAGCCGAAAACGAATATAAACAAGGGCAATTTCAGCAGGAAGAGTTTCAAATTCATATTCCGAACTCTAAACAAAGCGCTCCCCTGCCCCCGCAAATGCAGACGCCGATACAAGAAAACACAGCGCCCATAACGCATATTGACGTGCCGCAATCCAAAAAGAATGCGCCTGCTTTGAGCATTTCTGACGAAGAAGTAATAAAACCGGAAGAGCCACCGCTTCATATAATGAAAATCCGCGACGATTTGAGCGATATGAAAAAGCTTTTGACCGAAATTTTGGCGACGGGCGAAAGCAAAGCGTCGGGCGGATACGCGGGACCTTGGGCAATTCTTTACAAACGCCTTGTGGACAGCGAAATCAGAGACGACTTTGCAAAGGACTTGCTTGACAAACTCAAGAAATCTACGCCAAATCTCGGCAAACACATAACAAAAGAATTTTTCAGAGAACTTGCGGAAAGTTTCCCCGTTTCTGCCTGCGAAAACGCTAAAATTCAGTTTTTTGTAGGACCTACCGGCGCAGGAAAAACAACGACCATAGCCAAACTTGCGGCGTATTTTTCGCTTGAAAAAAAGAAAAAATGCTCGCTTATTACGACCGATACCTACAGAATTTCGGCGATTGACCAACTTCGTGCATACTCCGAAATCATCGGAATTGATTTACAGGCGGTTTACTCTCCCGACGATATTCAGGACGTTATCCAAAACTGCAAATACAGCGATATTATTTTGGTGGACAGCGCGGGCAGAAGCCAAAAAAATCGTGAGCACATGGACGAATTGGCAGCGTTTATGCAAGAATTAAACCCCGATTGCGTGCATTTGGTTTTGAGCGCGGCAACCAAAGAATCAGACCTTATTGCTATTGCAAACAAATACAAAAAACTCGGTGTTTCGCGTTTGCTTTTCACAAAATTAGACGAAACAATGAGACTTGGAAACATATTTAACGTTGTGCAAACGGTGGGTATTCCTGTGTCTTATTTCACGATAGGACAAAGCGTTCCCGACGATATTGAAACGGCGCAATCCACAGCGTTTGTGAAAAAACTGCTTGAAGGGAGTTCTATTTGA
- a CDS encoding FliA/WhiG family RNA polymerase sigma factor, whose translation MSNIDTLWEEYRSSGSKVAKDKLLAEYAGLVKYIAERVGYTLPRSVDKQDLVSCGILGLIKAVETFDPNKEIKFETFASHKIRGAILDELRALDWVPRSVRQKTKFIQRAYSELEEKLGRSPYDDEVCAHLGLSSDEFEKMLSDSAPITVFSIDATFSKDSESREMSISETIEDTNTDNPLQILGYEEVKRVLKEAIMTLPEKEKLVIALYHFEELTLKEIGVVLGITESRVSQIHSKVMLKLRSRLQIKMKD comes from the coding sequence ATGTCGAACATTGATACGCTTTGGGAAGAATATCGCAGCAGCGGCTCAAAAGTCGCAAAAGACAAGTTGCTTGCAGAATACGCAGGGCTTGTTAAATACATAGCCGAAAGGGTGGGATATACTCTTCCTCGTTCGGTTGACAAGCAAGATTTGGTAAGTTGCGGAATTTTGGGGCTTATAAAAGCAGTCGAAACCTTTGACCCGAACAAAGAAATAAAATTTGAAACATTTGCGAGCCATAAAATACGCGGAGCTATTTTGGACGAATTACGCGCTTTGGATTGGGTGCCGCGCTCAGTAAGACAAAAAACTAAATTTATACAAAGAGCATATTCGGAATTAGAAGAAAAATTAGGCAGAAGTCCTTACGACGACGAAGTATGCGCTCATTTGGGATTGAGTAGCGACGAATTCGAGAAAATGCTTTCCGATTCAGCCCCCATAACCGTTTTTTCGATTGACGCAACTTTCTCAAAAGACAGCGAGTCCAGAGAAATGTCGATATCGGAAACAATAGAAGACACAAACACCGACAACCCCTTGCAGATATTAGGATACGAAGAGGTTAAAAGAGTGTTGAAAGAAGCGATAATGACGCTTCCCGAAAAAGAAAAACTTGTGATTGCTCTGTATCATTTTGAAGAACTTACACTTAAAGAAATTGGGGTAGTCTTGGGAATAACCGAGTCGCGGGTAAGTCAAATTCACTCAAAAGTGATGCTGAAACTGCGTTCTCGTTTACAAATAAAAATGAAGGATTAG